In the genome of Lysobacter sp. 5GHs7-4, the window CGCGCGTGAACGGTCTGGTGCAGACCGGATTCGCCGTGGCCCAGGTCGGTGGCCCCCTGCTGGCCGGCGTGCTGGTCAGCACGATCTCGATGCAGGGCGTGCTGATCGTCGACGCGCTGACCTTCGTGGTGGGCGTGGTCGCGCTGCTGTTCGCGCGCGTGCCGCGTCCGCAGCGCAGCGAGCCGGCCGAGGACAGCCTGTGGCGCGAGGCCGCCACCGGCTTCCGCTACGTGCACGAGCGCCCCGGCCTGTACGGCCTGCTGCTGGTGTTCGGCGCCACCAACTTTTTGTTCGGCATCGCCAGCATCGCGATCACGCCGCTGGTGCTGTCCTTCGCCGACGCCGGCCTGCTGGGCGTGCAGATGGCGGTCGGCGGTTGCGGTCTGCTGCTGGGCGGCCTGGCCATGAGCACCTGGGGCGGACCGCGCCGGCGCGTGCACGGCGTGCTCGGTTTTTCGCTGGCCGCCGGCGTGCTGCTGGCCGTGCACGGCCTGGCGCCTTCGTTCGCGCTGGTGCTGGTGGCCGGTTTCGGCTTCTTCCTGACGTTACCTGTGCTCAACGCGTCGAACGCCGCGCTGTGGCAAAGCAAAGTCCCGGCCGATCTGCAGGGCCGCTGCTTCGCGATCCAGCGCGTGCTGTCGGAAGCGGCGATGCCGCTGGGCTACTGCCTGGCCGGTCCGCTGGCCGAACGCGTGTTCGAGCCTTTGATGGCGCCCGGCGGCGCCCTGGCCGCATCGGTCGGGGCCTGGATCGGCGTCGGTCCGGGCCGCGGGCTGGGCCTGATGTTCATTGTCTTGGGAGTCCTGATGACGGCGGTCGCGGCCAGCGCCTATGCGGTGCGCGCGATCCGCCGGGTCGAGGACGAATTGCCCGATGCGCCGATCCTGGCGACGGGTCCGGCGGCGCAGGTCAGTGCCGCGGCTTGAGTTTCAGAGGGAGGCGTCATGCAAGGAGAAGAGACGGATCTCGGCGCGCATCGCGTGCTGGTCAATCACGAAGACCAGTACTCGATCCTGCCGGTGGCGTATGCGATTCCGCAGGGCTGGCGCGATGCCGGCTTCGAGGGATCGAAGGACGAATGCCTGACCCACATCCGTGGGCGATGGACCGATATGCGCCCGCTCAGCGTGCGCGACCCGGCCAGCGGCGGATAAGTCAGGGACTAGGAGCAAGGCGATGAGCCCAGACAACGATTCCTTCCAACTGCCCGACCCGGATGCGGCGATGATGGCCGGCCGCACCCATGTCGAGAGCGCCGGCGCGGCCGCGCGCGGCCAGCTGCTGCGCGCCTCGGACGTCGAGCGCAACCAGCACGCCAGCGCGCCGCTGCCCACCATCGTGAGCTGGGTGCGCGAGTTTCTCGCGCAACCGCATCCGAACCTGGGACGCACCGGCCCGGTGTGTCCGTTCACGCCGCTGGCGCTGGGCCTGGACACGATCTGGCTCACCGAGGTCGTCGACCCGGATCCCGATCCGGAGCGCATGGCCGAGCTGATCGCCCATTACCGCGATCTGTTCCTGGAGATCGAGCCGCGTTCCGGCGCGGCGGCGGTCAACAAGTCGATCCTGATCGTGTTCCCCAACCTGGGGCCCGACGGCGCCAGCGTGGTCGACCGCATCCAGGCCGAACACAAGGGCGGCTTCGTCGAGCTGGGTCTGATGCTGGGCGAGTTCCATGCGCGCAACGCCAGCCCTGGCCTGCGCAATCCGGATTTCTTCCCGCTGCGCAGCCCGGTGCCGATGCTGGCGATCCGGCATATGGTCGAATCCGACCTGCCGTTCCTGCGCCGCGACATCGATGCGCCGGAAGTGCGCGCGGCGTATCTGCGTTCCTACCTGCGCCGGCTCGGTCCCAACCTGCGCCGCAACAATTTCGAACAGGCGATCGAAGCCCTGGTCGAGGCCGAACTGCAGCTGCGCCTGCGCGGCCTGCAGAGCGAATCGCCGCGCCTGAGCGCGGTGTCGCGCCCGGTCGCGCGCGCCAACGCGCGCAGCGCCCGCAGCACCGCCGGAACCGCGCTCGATGACTGAGGCCTCCGCAACCGCGCGCGTGGCCATCGTCGGCGGCGGCCTCGCCGGCTCGCTGCTGGCGCTGCGCCTGGCCGCGCTGGGCCATGGCGTCGACGTCTACGAGCGCCGCCCCGATCCGCGCGTCAGCGGCGCCGAAGGCGGCCGCTCGATCAACCTGGGCCTGTCCAAGCGCGGCATCCAGGCGCTGACCGAAGCGCAACTGATCGACGAGGTCATGCCGACCTGCGTGACCATGGCCGGCCGCGTGATCCATGCGCCCGACGGCAGCACGCGCTACCAGCCGTACGGCAAGGACCGCGGCGAAGTCCTGCACTCGATCGACCGCAACGAACTCAACCGCCTGCTGCTGGATCGCGCCGAACGCCATCCGCAGGTGCGCCTGCACTTCGATCATCGCCTGGTCGGTGTCGACAAGACCGCGCGCGAACTGGAATTCGAGCACGCCGGCGCGCGCCTGCGCGTGCGCCCGGACTGGGTGGTCGGCGCCGACGGCGCGTTCTCGCGCACGCGTCAGGAAATGCAGCGCGGCGAGCGCGCCGACTACCACCAGGAATACCTGGAGTGGGGCTACAAGGAACTCACCCTGAAGCCGCTGGCCGACGGCAGTTCGGCGATCGAGCTGGAAGCGCTGCACGTGTGGCCGCGCAGCCACGGCCTGTTCGTCTCGCACCCCAACCGCGACGGCTCGCATACGCTGACCCTGTTCCTGCCGTTCGAGGGCCCCGACAGTTTCGCCACCACCCGCGACGAAGACGACGTGCGCGCCTTGTTCACCAAGTATTTCCCCGACCTGCTGCCGCTGCTGCCGCAGCTGGTGGAGGAATGGATGGCGCACCCGGTCGGGGCGCTGGTGACCACGCGCACCGCGCCGTGGAGCCGCGAAGACTGGATGGTGCTGGTCGGCGACGCCTGCCACGCCGTGTATCCGTTCTATGGTCAGGGCATGAACTCGGCGTTCGAGGATTGTTCGGCGCTGATGGCCGCGCTGGCGCGGCATCCGGGCCGGCGCGCGGACGCGTTCGCCGATTACGAACGTTCGCGGCGCCCGCACACCGACACCCTGGCCGAGCTGTCCAAGGCCAACTTCGTCGAGCTGCGGCAGAAGGTGCAGTCGCCGTGGTTCCTGGCGCGCAAACGCCTGGACGTGAGCTTGAACCGCCTGCTGCCCAAGACCTGGCTGCCGCTGTACACCATGATCGCGCACACCACGATGCCGTACGGCGATGCGTTGGCGCGCGCGCGCCGGCAGGAACGCATCCTGGTCGGCGCCGGTGCCGGCGCGCTGGCGGTGGCCGCGGTCGGCGCCTGGCTGATGCTGGGCGCCTGAGCGCGCTGCGCGACGGCCGCCGCGCGCAGCGTACCTGCGCGACCGCGCCTAGCCGCGGCGCGCGCCGATCGCTTCGGCGCGCCGCGCTTGCGGCTCCGGCGCGCCGCGCAGCCCCAGAATCACCTGCCGCGACGCGGCCGCGCACACCAGCGTGCGCAGGCTGTCGTTGACCGCCTCGGTCATCTCGCGCTGCGAATCCGGCAAACCGTGGCGTTGCGCCAGCCACTGCAGGTCCACATAGGCCACGCGCGTGTGGCCGTCGTCGTGGCGCCAGGCCAGCGCCCGCATCGGCAGGTCGATCGCCATGGTCGGCTGCTCCAGCATCGCCACCGCGGCCGCCAGCGGATTGCCGAACAACAACAACTGCGTCGGCGGCATGCGCAGGCCGCAGCCGTCGGCGATGCGCGCGTGGTCGATGCGCGAGTACACGCGCAGGCCGCGTTGTTCGACCATCGCCACCAGCCGGTCGATGGTGCTGGAGACGGTGTAGGCGCTGCGCAGGATGCACAGGCCGGGCGGTGCGACGGGATCGATAGCTGCAAGAGTCATGCGGGTACTCGCTGTGCTGCGGGTTGCGGCGACGGGCCCGGCGTTGGCGCCGGATTCGTTCGCCTTACCCACTACATCGCGTTGCCGCCGCGCAAGCGGACGCGACCTGCGCCGATCGCGTTGCGCGCCTCTACTCAGGTTCAGCGATGCGAAGACCGCGTTCACATGGGCGATGGCCCGCGGCGCGGCCGCGCCGTCGCCGCTGCGCCTCATTCGCCGCCGGCGTAACCGAGCTGGCGCCAGGCCTCGAACACCACCACCGCCACCGCATTGGACAGGTTGAGGCTGCGGTTGTCCGGCCGCATCGGCAGGCGCAGGCGCTGCGCCTCGGGCACGGCCTCCAGCACCTCGCCGGGCAGGCCGCGGGTTTCCGGGCCGAACAGGAAGGCGTCGCCGGGCCGGTACTGCGGGCGGTCGTGGCGCATGCGGCCGCGCGTGCTCAGCGCGTACAGCCGCGGCGGCGCGCCCTGGTCCTGGGCGATCGCCGCCAGCGCCGCGTCCAGGCCTTCGTGCACGCGCAGGGTGGCGTACTCGTGGTAGTCCAGGCCCGCGCGCTTGAGCTGCCTGTCCTCCAGGCTAAAGCCCAGCGGCGCGATCAGGTGCAGACGCGCGCCGGTGTTGGCGCACAGCCGGATCACGTTGCCGGTGTTGGGCGGAATCTCGGGCTGGTAGAGGATGACGTCGAACATGCGCCCATTATGCGGGGCCGGACCTGACGCCTGTAGGCACCGAAAATGTGCAACGCGCCTGGGCGCAGACCCCCTACCTAACTTGTGGCCTAGTGCCCCGGGGCGGCCGCGGCGACTAGGATGCAGGGTCGTATGCCGGGCCTGGCCCGCGTCCGCTATGCCTGCGTTCGTCCAAATTCGCCGTTTCTATCCGTCGCTACAAATCATCGCTTCAGGAGCCTCCATGTCCCCGATCTCGCCGACGTCCCGCGCCGTTCCGCGCGCCGCCGCCCTCGCTCTCGCCCTGTCCGTCGCGCTCGGCGCCGGGCTCGCCGCGCCGGCGCCCGCGTCGGCCGCCGCGCCCAAGGCCTCGGTCGCGATCCCGTACGACGAGTTCACTCTGCCCAACGGCCTGCGCGTGATCGTGCACACCGACCGCAAGGCGCCGATCGTCGCGGTCAACCTGTGGTACCACGTCGGCAGCAAGAACGAGGCGCCCGGCCGCACCGGCTTCGCCCATCTGTTCGAACACCTGATGTTCCAGGGCTCGGAAAACCACAAGGGCGAGTTCTTCGCTCCGTTCGAGCTGGTCGGCGTGACCGACCAGAACGGCACCACCAACCAGGACCGCACCAACTACTTCCAGAACGTGCCCACCACCGCGCTGGACATGGCGCTGTGGATGGAATCCGACCGCATGGGCCACCTGCTCGGCGCGATCGACCAGAAGACCCTGGACGAGCAGCGCGGCGTGGTCCAGAACGAGAAGCGCCAGGGCGAGAACCAGCCCTACGGCCGCCGCATCAACGCCAAGATGTTCGAGGCGCTGTATCCGGCCGGTCACCCGTACCACTGGCAGACCATCGGCTCGATGGCCGACCTGGACGCGGCCTCGCTGGACGACGTCAAGACCTGGTTCAAGAGCTGGTACGGCCCCAACAACGCGGTGCTGGTGCTGGCCGGCGACATCGACCTGAAGACGGCCAAGGAAAAGGCGCTGCGCTATTTCGGCGACATTCCGGCCAGCGCCACGCTCAAGGACATGGCCGCCAACATTCCCAAGCGCGCCCAGGACACCCGTGAGACCGTGCCCGACCGCGTGCCGCAGGTGCGCGTGTACCGCGCTTGGCCGGTGGCCGAGAACGGCAGCAAGGATTCGACCCTGCTGACCCTGCTCAGCCAGGTGCTGGGCGGCAGCGCGTCCTCGCGCCTGGATTCGCGCCTGGTCCATCAGGACAAGCTGGCCGACAACGTCGGCACCTCGCTGTGGAACAGCGAGATCAGCGGCACCTTCTTCATCACCACCACGGTCAAGGAAGGCGTGGACCCGGCCAAGGTCGAGAAGATCGTCGACGAGGAACTGCAGCGCCTGCTGACCCAGGGCCCGACCGCCGAGGAACTCGACCAGGCCAAGACCGCGATCCGCGCCGACTTCGTGCGCGGCATCGAACGCATCGGCGGCTTCGGCGGCAAGTCCGACGTGCTGGCCGAGTGCGCGGTCTACAGCGGCAAGCCCGACTGCTACCGCGAAGAACTGGACACGCTGATGGCGGCCACGCCCGACAGCGTGCGCGCGGCCGGCCAGAAGTGGCTGGGCGTGGGCTCGCACACCCTGGTCGTGCAGCCCAGCGACAAGCCGGCCTCGTCGCTGCCGGAAACCGCGCAGGCCGCACCGGCCAGCGCGCCGGCCGCGGTGCCGGCGCCGGACCCCAAGTTCAAGACGGTCAAGTCCGACGTCGACCGCAGCGCCGGCGTGCCGGTCACCAAGACCTTCCCGGCGCTGAGCTTCCCGACCCCGCAGCGCGGCAAGCTGTCCAACGGCATGGAAGTGGTGCTGGTGGAGCGCCATGAGATTCCGGTGGTGCAGATGCTGATGGAATTCCCGGGCGGCTACACCGCCGACCAGGGCCGCAAGCTGGGCACGGCCAGCTTCGCCATGTCGATGCTGGACGAGGGCGCGGGCGACTACAGCGCGCTGCAGCTGTCGGCGCGCAAGGAGGCCCTGGGCGCCGAACTCGGCGCGGGCGCCAACCTGGACAGCGCTTCGATCAGCCTGTCGGCGCTGAAGGACAAGCTGGATCCGTC includes:
- a CDS encoding DUF302 domain-containing protein, giving the protein MTLAAIDPVAPPGLCILRSAYTVSSTIDRLVAMVEQRGLRVYSRIDHARIADGCGLRMPPTQLLLFGNPLAAAVAMLEQPTMAIDLPMRALAWRHDDGHTRVAYVDLQWLAQRHGLPDSQREMTEAVNDSLRTLVCAAASRQVILGLRGAPEPQARRAEAIGARRG
- a CDS encoding pitrilysin family protein, with translation MSPISPTSRAVPRAAALALALSVALGAGLAAPAPASAAAPKASVAIPYDEFTLPNGLRVIVHTDRKAPIVAVNLWYHVGSKNEAPGRTGFAHLFEHLMFQGSENHKGEFFAPFELVGVTDQNGTTNQDRTNYFQNVPTTALDMALWMESDRMGHLLGAIDQKTLDEQRGVVQNEKRQGENQPYGRRINAKMFEALYPAGHPYHWQTIGSMADLDAASLDDVKTWFKSWYGPNNAVLVLAGDIDLKTAKEKALRYFGDIPASATLKDMAANIPKRAQDTRETVPDRVPQVRVYRAWPVAENGSKDSTLLTLLSQVLGGSASSRLDSRLVHQDKLADNVGTSLWNSEISGTFFITTTVKEGVDPAKVEKIVDEELQRLLTQGPTAEELDQAKTAIRADFVRGIERIGGFGGKSDVLAECAVYSGKPDCYREELDTLMAATPDSVRAAGQKWLGVGSHTLVVQPSDKPASSLPETAQAAPASAPAAVPAPDPKFKTVKSDVDRSAGVPVTKTFPALSFPTPQRGKLSNGMEVVLVERHEIPVVQMLMEFPGGYTADQGRKLGTASFAMSMLDEGAGDYSALQLSARKEALGAELGAGANLDSASISLSALKDKLDPSLDLFADVVRRPRFDAAEIERVRATWLAGIKQEKARPQTAALRVLPPLLYGEGHAYSIPFTGSGTEAAIASLTREDLVAFHRDWLQPDKVRIVVVGDTTLKDIVPRLEQRFGDWKPAANAPALPVVATVSRPQAPRVFLVDQPGAIQSNVYVGEVVPPTGDAGSIDFDFANGVLGGEFSSRLNMNLREDKHWAYGSYSGASYTKGQRPWIASAAVQSDKTAESIKELKREIESFVSAQAPITEAEVVKIRASNTLSLPGAYETANAVLGQIAGNLRYGRPDDYIVQYKARNDAMTPALAQAAAKTIDPAAVTWVVVGDLSKIEQPIRELKLGEVQVLDADGKPVKK
- a CDS encoding tRNA (cytidine(34)-2'-O)-methyltransferase yields the protein MFDVILYQPEIPPNTGNVIRLCANTGARLHLIAPLGFSLEDRQLKRAGLDYHEYATLRVHEGLDAALAAIAQDQGAPPRLYALSTRGRMRHDRPQYRPGDAFLFGPETRGLPGEVLEAVPEAQRLRLPMRPDNRSLNLSNAVAVVVFEAWRQLGYAGGE
- a CDS encoding MbtH family NRPS accessory protein produces the protein MQGEETDLGAHRVLVNHEDQYSILPVAYAIPQGWRDAGFEGSKDECLTHIRGRWTDMRPLSVRDPASGG
- a CDS encoding DUF6875 domain-containing protein, which translates into the protein MSPDNDSFQLPDPDAAMMAGRTHVESAGAAARGQLLRASDVERNQHASAPLPTIVSWVREFLAQPHPNLGRTGPVCPFTPLALGLDTIWLTEVVDPDPDPERMAELIAHYRDLFLEIEPRSGAAAVNKSILIVFPNLGPDGASVVDRIQAEHKGGFVELGLMLGEFHARNASPGLRNPDFFPLRSPVPMLAIRHMVESDLPFLRRDIDAPEVRAAYLRSYLRRLGPNLRRNNFEQAIEALVEAELQLRLRGLQSESPRLSAVSRPVARANARSARSTAGTALDD
- a CDS encoding NAD(P)/FAD-dependent oxidoreductase; this encodes MTEASATARVAIVGGGLAGSLLALRLAALGHGVDVYERRPDPRVSGAEGGRSINLGLSKRGIQALTEAQLIDEVMPTCVTMAGRVIHAPDGSTRYQPYGKDRGEVLHSIDRNELNRLLLDRAERHPQVRLHFDHRLVGVDKTARELEFEHAGARLRVRPDWVVGADGAFSRTRQEMQRGERADYHQEYLEWGYKELTLKPLADGSSAIELEALHVWPRSHGLFVSHPNRDGSHTLTLFLPFEGPDSFATTRDEDDVRALFTKYFPDLLPLLPQLVEEWMAHPVGALVTTRTAPWSREDWMVLVGDACHAVYPFYGQGMNSAFEDCSALMAALARHPGRRADAFADYERSRRPHTDTLAELSKANFVELRQKVQSPWFLARKRLDVSLNRLLPKTWLPLYTMIAHTTMPYGDALARARRQERILVGAGAGALAVAAVGAWLMLGA
- a CDS encoding MFS transporter; protein product: MNRYAGLRDFLLIWVGQLVSGVGSRLTSFALGIWVYQSTGSTTQFALIFVAMAVPALLISPIAGALVDRWDRRRTMIVCDAASALTMFALAALYATDTLALWHVYAGVGISAIANAFLQPAYAASIPLLASQEQLTRVNGLVQTGFAVAQVGGPLLAGVLVSTISMQGVLIVDALTFVVGVVALLFARVPRPQRSEPAEDSLWREAATGFRYVHERPGLYGLLLVFGATNFLFGIASIAITPLVLSFADAGLLGVQMAVGGCGLLLGGLAMSTWGGPRRRVHGVLGFSLAAGVLLAVHGLAPSFALVLVAGFGFFLTLPVLNASNAALWQSKVPADLQGRCFAIQRVLSEAAMPLGYCLAGPLAERVFEPLMAPGGALAASVGAWIGVGPGRGLGLMFIVLGVLMTAVAASAYAVRAIRRVEDELPDAPILATGPAAQVSAAA